In Morococcus cerebrosus, a single genomic region encodes these proteins:
- a CDS encoding AEC family transporter, translated as METALLLAGKITELTLIVLMGMALVKFKLLTSEHSRTLSVIALYLISPSVMIHAFQIENTPDIVDGLKLSVALAVEFHILLIALGRLFKILFKLDTLEHAATVYTNSGNLIIPLVMSIFGPQWVIYTSGFIIVQMFLFWTHLRLLLCGRGNLAWKTVLTNINILSIFIGVFMFAFQIKLPHIIDNTLATVGSMIGPVAMLVAGMLIASLPLKEIVLSKRIYLVAFLRLMLIPLILLVFVKISGIAHLGGHSDTVVLISFLATVSPAASTVTQMAMVYGQNARKASAIYGITTLLCVITMPLMIALYQAMV; from the coding sequence ATGGAAACCGCCCTGCTCCTCGCCGGCAAAATCACCGAGCTGACCCTGATCGTCCTGATGGGCATGGCGTTGGTGAAATTCAAGCTTCTGACCTCCGAACACAGCCGCACGCTCTCCGTCATCGCGCTCTACCTCATCAGCCCGTCGGTGATGATTCACGCTTTCCAAATCGAGAACACGCCCGACATCGTTGACGGGTTGAAACTCTCGGTCGCCTTGGCGGTCGAGTTCCACATCCTGCTGATCGCGCTGGGCAGGCTTTTCAAAATCCTGTTCAAGCTCGATACGCTCGAACACGCTGCCACGGTTTACACCAATTCCGGCAACCTCATCATCCCGCTGGTGATGTCCATTTTCGGACCGCAATGGGTGATTTACACCAGCGGCTTCATCATCGTCCAAATGTTCCTTTTCTGGACGCACTTGCGCCTGCTGCTTTGCGGGCGTGGCAATCTTGCGTGGAAAACCGTACTGACCAACATCAACATCCTTTCCATCTTTATCGGCGTGTTCATGTTTGCCTTCCAAATCAAACTGCCGCACATCATCGACAACACGCTCGCCACCGTCGGCAGCATGATAGGTCCGGTCGCCATGCTCGTTGCCGGAATGTTGATTGCCTCGCTGCCGCTTAAAGAAATCGTCCTCTCCAAACGGATTTACCTCGTTGCCTTCCTGCGTCTGATGCTTATCCCGCTGATTCTGCTGGTGTTTGTCAAAATTTCGGGCATCGCGCACCTCGGCGGGCACAGCGATACCGTCGTCCTTATCAGCTTCCTCGCCACCGTCAGCCCAGCCGCGTCCACTGTTACCCAAATGGCGATGGTTTATGGTCAGAACGCCCGTAAGGCCAGCGCAATTTACGGCATCACCACGCTGCTGTGCGTCATCACCATGCCGCTGATGATTGCGTTGTATCAAGCGATGGTTTAA
- a CDS encoding YadA-like family protein, with product MKKFNVKVLSMAVTAAVASGAAGAAEQNFAAAVGGKDDQGQAAFFTVFGEGTTYDKGTGKLTFKKDSDALLLKTLELEQTINGFASGSNFITTDANGNKTVREATNEDVEADEFKGLGLKEVVAAHDEALGDLTETVNENSEALVKTAEVVNTISADVNANKAALEEQKEANEGFNNAIASLDKDIGDLASAGKAAMEALEVNRQDIDANKTAIETKADKADFEELAKYTADMGKKVNDIGDEVTALSDATNAAITRHDKDIIDLAQAGLKATEALEANRKDIDANKQGIVDLAKGLQLAAEAVEDNRKEIDANKAAIETKADKADFEELAKYTDNMGKKVNDIGDEVTALSDATSAAITRHDKDIVDLAQAGLKATEALEANRKDIDANKQGIVDLAKGLQLAAEAVEDNRKEIDANKAAIETKADKADFEELAKYTDNMGKKVNDIGDEVTALSDATNAAITRHDKDIVDLAQAGLKATEALEANRKDIDANKAAIAENTAKLEEQKEANEGFNNAIASLDEDIITLKKADLAAADALKAHRTDIDANKAAIETKADKTAVESVRTIAVEAQKSAQAAKGAVEVAQKSAETADSHAKAAQTAAAKAQESADTNAVQIAANTKQIDTNKTDIAALQTANGQHAAGIAKNSARIDSLDKNVANLRKETRQGLAAQAALSGLFQPYSVGKFNVTAALGGFKSDTAVAVGAGYRFNENFAAKAGLAVGTSSGGSASYNVGLNYEW from the coding sequence ATGAAAAAATTCAATGTAAAAGTATTGAGCATGGCTGTTACAGCAGCCGTAGCAAGCGGCGCAGCGGGAGCGGCTGAACAAAACTTTGCAGCAGCGGTTGGCGGCAAAGACGATCAAGGTCAAGCAGCGTTTTTTACTGTCTTCGGCGAAGGCACAACATATGATAAAGGTACCGGTAAGCTGACTTTCAAAAAAGATAGCGATGCCCTGCTTTTGAAAACCTTAGAGTTAGAACAAACCATTAATGGTTTTGCATCTGGTTCAAATTTCATCACAACTGATGCTAATGGCAACAAAACCGTCCGCGAAGCCACTAATGAAGATGTTGAAGCCGATGAGTTTAAAGGACTGGGCTTGAAAGAAGTTGTCGCAGCACACGATGAAGCATTGGGTGACTTGACTGAAACCGTCAACGAAAACAGCGAAGCATTGGTGAAAACTGCAGAAGTCGTTAATACCATCAGCGCAGATGTAAATGCCAATAAAGCAGCATTGGAAGAGCAAAAAGAAGCTAACGAAGGCTTCAACAATGCTATTGCCAGCTTGGACAAAGACATCGGTGATCTTGCCTCGGCAGGTAAAGCTGCGATGGAAGCTTTAGAAGTTAACCGCCAAGACATTGATGCCAACAAAACAGCAATCGAAACTAAAGCTGATAAAGCTGACTTCGAAGAATTGGCAAAATACACTGCCGACATGGGCAAAAAAGTTAACGACATCGGTGATGAAGTAACTGCCCTGAGCGATGCAACTAACGCAGCCATCACTCGTCACGATAAAGACATCATTGACTTGGCACAAGCAGGTCTAAAAGCAACTGAGGCTTTGGAAGCCAACCGTAAAGATATTGATGCCAATAAACAAGGCATCGTTGACTTGGCGAAGGGCTTGCAGCTTGCTGCAGAAGCTGTAGAAGACAATCGTAAAGAAATTGATGCCAATAAAGCGGCAATTGAAACTAAAGCCGACAAAGCTGACTTCGAAGAATTGGCAAAATACACTGACAATATGGGCAAAAAAGTTAACGACATCGGTGATGAAGTAACTGCCCTGAGCGACGCAACTAGCGCGGCTATTACTCGTCACGATAAAGACATCGTTGACTTGGCACAAGCAGGTCTGAAAGCAACAGAGGCTTTGGAAGCCAACCGTAAAGATATTGATGCCAATAAACAAGGCATCGTTGACTTGGCGAAGGGCTTGCAGCTTGCTGCAGAGGCTGTAGAAGACAATCGTAAAGAAATTGATGCCAATAAAGCGGCAATTGAAACTAAAGCCGACAAAGCTGACTTCGAAGAATTGGCAAAATACACTGACAATATGGGCAAAAAAGTTAACGACATCGGTGATGAAGTAACTGCCCTGAGCGATGCAACTAACGCAGCCATCACTCGTCACGATAAAGATATCGTTGACTTGGCACAAGCAGGTCTAAAAGCAACTGAGGCTTTGGAAGCCAACCGTAAAGATATTGATGCCAATAAAGCGGCAATCGCTGAAAATACTGCCAAACTTGAAGAGCAAAAAGAAGCTAACGAAGGCTTCAACAATGCTATTGCCAGCTTGGATGAAGACATCATTACTTTGAAAAAAGCAGATTTGGCTGCAGCTGATGCTTTGAAGGCTCACCGCACAGATATCGATGCCAACAAAGCAGCAATTGAGACCAAAGCTGATAAGACTGCTGTAGAAAGCGTAAGAACAATAGCTGTTGAAGCTCAAAAATCAGCTCAAGCGGCAAAAGGTGCTGTTGAAGTTGCCCAAAAATCTGCCGAAACTGCTGACAGCCACGCCAAAGCTGCACAAACCGCTGCTGCCAAAGCTCAAGAAAGTGCCGATACCAATGCGGTACAAATTGCAGCCAATACTAAGCAAATCGATACTAACAAAACCGATATTGCTGCATTGCAAACTGCAAATGGTCAACACGCTGCAGGTATTGCTAAAAACTCAGCACGCATCGATAGCCTGGATAAAAACGTAGCGAACCTGCGTAAAGAGACCCGCCAAGGTCTGGCAGCACAAGCAGCCCTCAGCGGCCTGTTCCAACCTTACAGCGTCGGTAAATTCAATGTTACTGCTGCTTTGGGTGGTTTCAAATCTGATACCGCAGTTGCTGTGGGTGCAGGTTATCGCTTCAATGAAAACTTTGCAGCTAAAGCCGGTCTTGCAGTGGGTACCTCTTCAGGCGGCTCTGCATCTTACAACGTAGGTTTGAACTACGAATGGTAA
- a CDS encoding IS30 family transposase, protein MGYTQLTQDERYHIQYLSRHCTIAEIAKQLNRHKSTISREIKRYCIQGQQYSADKAQRQSRLTKQHRRKPYKLDSQLIQHIDTLIRRKLSPEQVCAYLHKHHGITLHHSTVYRYLRQDKSNGGTLWQHLRICSKPYRKRYGSTWTRGKVPDRVGIENRPAIVDQKTRIGDWEADTIVGKNQKSALLTLVERTTRYTIICKLKNLKAEDTARAAIRVLKAYKARVHTITMDNGKEFYQHTKIAKALKAETYFCRPYHSWEKGLNENTNGLIRQYFPKQTDFRNISDREIRRVQDELNHRPRKTLGYETPSVLFLNLFQPLVP, encoded by the coding sequence ATGGGCTACACACAACTGACCCAAGACGAACGATACCATATCCAATACCTGTCCCGCCACTGCACCATCGCCGAAATCGCCAAACAGCTCAACCGCCACAAAAGCACCATCAGCCGAGAAATCAAGCGGTACTGCATCCAAGGGCAGCAATACAGCGCCGATAAAGCCCAACGGCAAAGCCGGCTGACCAAACAGCACCGGCGAAAACCCTATAAACTCGATTCGCAGCTGATTCAACACATCGACACCCTTATCCGCCGCAAACTCAGTCCCGAACAAGTATGTGCCTACCTGCATAAACACCACGGGATCACACTCCATCACAGCACCGTTTACCGCTACCTCCGCCAAGACAAAAGCAACGGCGGCACTTTGTGGCAACATCTCAGAATATGCAGCAAACCCTACCGCAAACGCTACGGCAGCACATGGACCAGAGGCAAAGTGCCCGACCGCGTCGGCATAGAAAACCGACCTGCTATCGTCGACCAGAAAACCCGCATCGGCGATTGGGAGGCCGACACCATCGTCGGCAAAAATCAGAAAAGCGCGTTATTGACCTTGGTCGAACGCACTACCCGCTACACCATCATCTGCAAATTGAAGAACTTAAAAGCCGAAGACACTGCCCGGGCGGCCATTAGGGTATTAAAGGCATATAAAGCCAGAGTCCACACCATTACCATGGATAACGGCAAAGAGTTCTACCAACACACCAAAATAGCCAAAGCATTGAAGGCGGAAACCTATTTTTGTCGCCCTTACCATTCTTGGGAGAAAGGGCTGAATGAGAACACCAATGGACTCATCCGGCAATATTTCCCCAAACAAACCGATTTCCGAAACATCAGCGATCGGGAGATACGCAGGGTTCAAGATGAGTTGAACCACCGGCCGAGAAAAACACTTGGCTACGAAACGCCAAGTGTTTTATTCTTAAATCTGTTCCAACCACTGGTACCCTAG
- a CDS encoding NCS2 family permease — translation MTTSNQNVLERIFNLRANGTNVRTELMAGLTTFLAMCYIIIVNPLILGETGMDMGAVFVATCIASAIGCFVMGFVGNYPIALAPGMGLNAYFTFAVVKGMGVPWQVALGAVFVSGIIFILFSFFKVREMLVNALPMGLKMSIAAGIGLFLSLIALKGSGIIVASDATLVKLGDIHQPAALLVLAGFAMVVALGHFRVKGAIILTILTITAISTLLGLSEFKGVVGEIPSIAPTFMQMDFNGLFTLSMVSVIFVFFLVDLFDSTGTLVGVSHRAGLLEDGKLPRLKRALFADSTAIVAGAALGTSSTTPYVESAAGVAAGGRTGLTAVTVGVLMLACLIFSPLVQSIPGFATAPALLYVGAQMLRSAREIDWEDMTEAAPAFLTIVFMPFTYSIADGIAFGFISYAVIKLLCNRVKDVPPMVWIVAVLWALKFWYLGG, via the coding sequence ATGACTACTTCAAATCAAAATGTGCTGGAGCGTATATTCAATTTACGCGCAAACGGCACGAATGTACGCACGGAGCTGATGGCAGGTCTGACCACCTTCCTCGCCATGTGTTACATCATCATCGTCAATCCGCTGATTCTCGGCGAAACAGGCATGGACATGGGCGCGGTATTCGTCGCCACCTGCATCGCTTCCGCCATCGGCTGCTTCGTGATGGGCTTCGTCGGTAACTATCCGATTGCGCTCGCACCGGGCATGGGTTTGAACGCGTACTTTACTTTCGCCGTCGTCAAAGGCATGGGCGTGCCTTGGCAGGTGGCTTTGGGTGCGGTATTCGTTTCCGGCATCATTTTCATTTTATTCAGCTTTTTCAAAGTGCGCGAAATGCTGGTAAACGCGCTGCCTATGGGGTTGAAAATGTCGATTGCCGCCGGTATCGGGCTGTTTCTGTCGCTGATTGCGCTCAAAGGTTCCGGCATCATCGTCGCCAGCGACGCGACTTTGGTGAAGCTGGGCGACATCCACCAACCTGCTGCACTTTTGGTATTGGCAGGCTTCGCTATGGTGGTGGCTTTGGGGCATTTCCGCGTCAAAGGGGCGATTATCCTGACCATTCTGACGATTACCGCCATTTCCACCCTGCTGGGTTTGAGCGAGTTTAAAGGCGTGGTCGGCGAAATTCCGAGCATCGCGCCGACTTTCATGCAGATGGATTTCAACGGCTTGTTTACCCTCAGCATGGTCAGCGTGATTTTCGTCTTTTTCCTAGTTGATTTGTTTGACTCCACCGGCACGTTGGTCGGCGTTTCCCACCGAGCAGGCCTGCTGGAAGACGGCAAACTGCCTCGTCTGAAACGCGCCCTGTTCGCCGACTCAACCGCCATCGTCGCCGGCGCCGCGCTGGGTACGTCTTCAACCACGCCGTATGTCGAAAGTGCGGCGGGTGTTGCCGCAGGCGGCCGCACCGGTCTGACTGCCGTAACCGTCGGCGTATTGATGCTGGCGTGTCTGATTTTCTCACCGCTGGTGCAGAGCATTCCCGGTTTCGCCACCGCGCCTGCCCTGCTCTACGTCGGCGCGCAAATGCTGCGCAGCGCGCGTGAAATTGACTGGGAAGACATGACCGAAGCCGCCCCCGCTTTCCTGACCATCGTGTTCATGCCGTTTACCTATTCGATTGCAGACGGCATCGCCTTCGGCTTTATCAGCTATGCAGTGATTAAACTTTTGTGCAACCGCGTGAAAGACGTACCACCTATGGTGTGGATAGTTGCCGTATTATGGGCGTTGAAATTTTGGTATTTAGGGGGCTAA
- a CDS encoding IS30 family transposase: MSYTQLTQDERYHIQYLSRHCTIAEIAKQLNRHKSTISREIKRHCIQGQQYSADKAQRQNRLTKQHRRKPYKLDSQLVQHIDTLIRRKLSPEQVCAYLHKHHGITLHHSTVYRYLRQDKSNGGTLWQHLRICSKPYRKRYGSTWTRGKVPNRVGIENRPAIVDQKTRIGDWEADTIVGKNQKSALLTLVERTTRYTIICKLKNLKAEDTARAAIRVLKAYKARVHTITMDNGKEFYQHTKIAKALKAKTYFCRPYHSWEKGLNENTNGLIRQYFPKQTDFRNISDREIRRVQDELNHRPRKTLGYETPSVLFLNLFQPLVP; encoded by the coding sequence ATGAGCTACACACAACTGACCCAAGACGAACGATACCATATCCAATACCTGTCCCGCCACTGCACCATCGCCGAAATCGCCAAACAGCTCAACCGCCACAAAAGCACCATCAGCCGAGAAATCAAGCGGCACTGCATCCAAGGACAGCAATACAGCGCCGATAAAGCCCAACGGCAAAACCGGCTGACCAAACAGCACCGGCGAAAACCCTATAAGCTCGATTCGCAGCTGGTTCAACACATCGACACCCTTATCCGCCGCAAACTCAGTCCCGAACAAGTATGTGCCTACCTGCATAAACACCACGGGATCACACTCCATCACAGCACCGTTTACCGCTACCTCCGCCAAGACAAAAGCAACGGCGGCACTTTGTGGCAACACCTCAGAATATGCAGCAAACCCTACCGCAAACGCTACGGCAGCACATGGACCAGAGGCAAAGTGCCCAACCGCGTCGGCATAGAGAACCGACCTGCTATCGTCGACCAGAAAACCCGCATCGGCGATTGGGAGGCCGACACCATCGTCGGCAAAAATCAGAAAAGCGCGTTATTGACCTTGGTCGAACGCACTACCCGCTACACCATCATCTGCAAATTAAAGAACTTAAAAGCCGAAGACACTGCCCGGGCGGCCATTAGGGTATTAAAGGCATATAAAGCCAGAGTCCACACCATCACCATGGATAACGGCAAAGAGTTCTACCAACACACCAAAATAGCCAAAGCCTTGAAGGCGAAAACCTATTTTTGCCGCCCTTACCATTCTTGGGAGAAAGGGCTGAATGAGAACACCAATGGACTCATCCGGCAATATTTCCCCAAACAAACCGATTTCCGAAACATCAGCGATCGGGAGATACGCAGGGTTCAAGATGAGTTGAACCACCGGCCGAGAAAAACACTTGGCTACGAAACGCCAAGTGTTTTATTCTTAAATCTGTTCCAACCACTGGTACCCTAG